In a single window of the Photobacterium profundum SS9 genome:
- a CDS encoding ATP-dependent endonuclease — MHLERIEVSGFRGIKRLSLSFNQLSVLIGENAWGKSSLLDALSIALAVNTEFYTFKFSDFHVDYALGHDKQTNIQIVLHWKEDFAGEHKARRYKAFSPTWVTRDGIKHLYYQLSATNQYDKVTTERFFLDRNGTKIECEDTDKLVKHLMILHPVVRIRDARRLRDDTLEQAIQHSDEQAKKLRIERRLDNTCRRLITQPGHVNSGELKSSVNALRTLVDHYFAFTPHNRSSHFNRVHFPSYSQYGENPLEQLTQPQMSKQSRLVLMGLLNAYIRARGPVELKRISRPIMILEDPEGRLHPTVLHQAWTFVDSMPMQKILTTNSPDLLSIVPLGSIKKLIRQPDRTQVFALNKNALSRDEERRISFHVRLHRPSALFARAWLLVEGETEVWLFNELARICGYNLAAEGVQVIEFAQSGLKPLIKIARLMGIEWHLVADGDAAGRKYGETVKNLLGNDAERHRLTILPNRDIEHFLYHHGYEQMFRDLARVKSDTPIPPQKIISRALKHYAKPDVALAIVKYTDESDIETIPLLIRWTLKRIVAMSRGMG, encoded by the coding sequence ATGCATTTAGAACGTATTGAAGTTTCTGGTTTTCGAGGCATTAAACGCCTGTCGCTGTCTTTCAACCAATTAAGCGTACTGATTGGTGAAAATGCTTGGGGTAAATCATCACTCCTTGATGCATTAAGTATTGCACTTGCTGTTAATACCGAATTCTACACATTTAAATTTTCTGATTTTCATGTCGACTACGCACTTGGGCATGATAAACAAACAAATATTCAAATAGTCTTACACTGGAAAGAAGATTTCGCTGGAGAACATAAAGCAAGAAGATACAAGGCATTCTCTCCTACTTGGGTTACTCGTGACGGCATTAAGCACTTATATTATCAACTCAGTGCCACAAACCAATACGATAAAGTAACAACGGAACGTTTCTTTTTAGATCGCAACGGGACAAAAATCGAGTGTGAAGATACAGATAAACTTGTTAAGCACTTAATGATTCTTCACCCTGTTGTACGAATTAGAGATGCACGACGGTTACGTGATGATACGTTAGAACAAGCAATACAACATTCTGATGAACAAGCCAAAAAATTACGTATTGAGCGTCGCCTCGATAATACCTGTCGGCGTTTAATTACACAGCCTGGTCATGTTAATTCAGGTGAACTAAAAAGCAGTGTGAACGCCCTACGCACGCTTGTTGACCATTACTTTGCTTTTACCCCTCATAATAGATCGAGCCACTTTAACCGTGTTCATTTCCCAAGCTACAGCCAATATGGCGAAAACCCTTTAGAACAACTGACTCAACCTCAAATGTCTAAACAAAGTCGTCTTGTCTTAATGGGCTTATTAAATGCGTATATACGTGCAAGAGGGCCTGTAGAATTAAAACGTATTTCTCGCCCAATTATGATCTTGGAAGATCCTGAAGGTCGTTTGCATCCAACAGTATTACATCAAGCATGGACATTCGTTGACAGTATGCCCATGCAAAAGATCCTCACAACGAATAGCCCCGATCTTTTATCAATCGTGCCACTTGGCTCTATTAAGAAGTTGATCCGCCAACCAGATAGAACACAGGTTTTTGCTCTCAATAAGAATGCACTCTCACGCGATGAAGAACGCCGGATCTCATTTCATGTTCGCCTTCACCGCCCTAGTGCACTCTTTGCTCGTGCATGGTTATTAGTCGAGGGAGAAACAGAAGTATGGCTATTTAACGAACTCGCACGAATATGTGGCTATAACCTCGCCGCAGAAGGTGTACAAGTTATCGAATTTGCCCAGAGTGGATTAAAACCTTTAATCAAAATTGCCCGTTTAATGGGAATTGAATGGCATTTAGTCGCAGATGGTGATGCAGCAGGTCGAAAATACGGCGAGACAGTAAAGAATTTACTCGGTAATGACGCTGAACGACACCGTTTAACCATTTTACCTAATCGCGATATAGAACACTTTCTTTATCACCATGGCTATGAACAGATGTTTAGAGACTTAGCCCGGGTAAAGTCTGATACGCCGATTCCCCCTCAAAAAATCATATCTCGCGCACTGAAGCATTACGCAAAACCAGATGTTGCCCTCGCTATCGTCAAGTACACCGATGAGTCTGACATAGAAACAATCCCATTACTCATACGTTGGACATTAAAACGAATCGTCGCCATGTCACGTGGAATGGGGTGA
- a CDS encoding VOC family protein, producing the protein MAKIIHSMIRVIDLDKSLTFYKEALDLDIAKRLDFDGFSLVYLRNEENDMEIELTWNADTEEAYTHGTGYGHIAVAVDDLELEHKKLTDYGYQPAEIKEFIRDGQLLAKFFFVQDPDGYKIEFLLRHGHYQ; encoded by the coding sequence ATGGCTAAAATAATTCACTCAATGATTCGTGTTATTGATCTTGATAAATCGTTAACTTTTTACAAAGAGGCGTTAGATCTCGATATTGCTAAGCGTTTAGACTTTGATGGATTTAGCTTAGTCTACCTACGCAATGAAGAAAACGACATGGAGATTGAACTCACCTGGAATGCAGATACAGAAGAGGCGTATACGCATGGTACGGGTTATGGGCATATTGCTGTTGCTGTTGACGATCTTGAACTTGAACATAAAAAACTGACCGATTACGGTTATCAGCCTGCTGAAATTAAAGAATTTATCCGTGATGGACAATTACTGGCGAAGTTCTTCTTTGTGCAAGACCCCGACGGTTACAAAATTGAGTTTCTACTGCGTCATGGTCACTATCAATAA
- a CDS encoding YeeE/YedE thiosulfate transporter family protein, whose amino-acid sequence MRRHSVTLPFVLGGFLFGLGAAINKGCSVSTISKLAKGQFHMFATLLGWIIGWCLLASTSVALSYTELSPVQSPSVTVMFILFILIALIMFKIPVNRRPILLGIVLFGIIASLLTSLIPEWAPSQLLKDITAALIHGESSRWPSIQRYLIFASLVLGMALGAKKRLALSEFQLRPVQLGKHLIAGLIMGIGASLALGGNDSQLLIALPSFSPAGAVTIFSMVIGIITGMMLRKAKHRLTQPRAN is encoded by the coding sequence ATGAGAAGACACTCAGTAACACTACCGTTTGTGTTAGGTGGCTTTTTATTTGGGCTTGGTGCCGCGATCAATAAGGGTTGCTCGGTATCAACAATATCAAAACTGGCTAAGGGGCAATTCCACATGTTTGCAACCCTTCTGGGGTGGATCATAGGTTGGTGCTTATTGGCTTCAACATCGGTAGCGCTTTCTTACACTGAGCTTTCTCCAGTACAAAGCCCATCGGTAACCGTCATGTTTATCTTATTTATACTGATCGCCCTCATCATGTTCAAAATTCCTGTTAACAGACGTCCTATATTACTGGGAATCGTATTATTTGGGATAATCGCAAGCTTACTGACATCGTTGATACCGGAATGGGCGCCGAGCCAATTACTCAAAGATATAACCGCGGCTTTAATTCATGGAGAATCTAGCCGATGGCCTTCTATTCAACGTTACTTAATCTTTGCGAGCTTGGTTCTTGGTATGGCATTAGGTGCTAAAAAACGTTTAGCCTTGAGTGAATTTCAATTACGTCCCGTTCAACTCGGTAAACACTTAATTGCAGGGCTGATTATGGGTATAGGCGCGTCACTCGCGCTCGGAGGCAATGACTCACAATTGTTGATCGCCCTACCGTCTTTCTCGCCAGCGGGTGCTGTTACCATATTCAGTATGGTGATTGGCATAATAACAGGCATGATGTTACGAAAAGCCAAGCACCGATTAACTCAACCTCGTGCAAACTAA